The Apium graveolens cultivar Ventura chromosome 11, ASM990537v1, whole genome shotgun sequence genome has a window encoding:
- the LOC141696628 gene encoding uncharacterized protein LOC141696628 isoform X2, translated as MGEKKQVILYFDELESEIASGIPFCRICHEIEFESFKSLEAPCSCSGSVKYAHRDCIQRWCDEKGNTTCEICLQNFEPGYTAPIKKVGLLDAGVTIRSLEVPRRERGREDPELEAMGDEEELIESESSSDDTRWNYFRVIALIFTMLLLMRHLLTLLTGEKEDYPFTLLTLLIAKTSGIVVPMYVMIRIVQSIHNSFKRSTRHQYEGLEDESSSSESEQDDQDEEQQHHLEHRVDIHSL; from the exons atggGAGAGAAAAAACAagttattttatattttgatGAATTAGAATCAGAAATAGCTTCTGGAATTCCCTTTTGTAGAATCTGCCATGAGATTGAATTTGAGAGCTTCAAGAGCTTGGAAGCTCCCTGTTCTTGTTCTGGTTCTGTCAAG TATGCCCATAGAGATTGCATACAGAGATGGTGTGATGAAAAGGGAAATACAACTTGCGAAATTTGCTTACAG AATTTTGAACCTGGGTACACTGCCCCTATCAAGAAAGTTGGACTGTTGGATGCAGGTGTTACCATAAG AAGTTTAGAAGTTCCAAGAAGGGAGAGAGGGCGAGAAGATCCGGAATTGGAAGCCATGGGTGACGAAGAAGAGCTGATCGAAAGTGAAAGCTCATCGGACGATACACGTTGGAATTACTTCAGAGTGATTGCTCTCATC TTTACAATGCTTCTGCTGATGAGACATCTTCTAACACTGCTCACTGGTGAAAAAGAGGATTACCCATTTACACTCCTTACT TTGCTCATTGCAAAAACAAGTGGAATAGTAGTTCCAATGTATGTAATGATCCGAATAGTACAGTCAATCCATAACAGTTTCAAGCGTAGTACCAGACATCAGTACGAG GGTCTGGAAGATGAATCCTCGAGTTCGGAAAGCGAACAAGATGACCAGGATGAGGAGCAACAGCACCACCTTGAACATAGAGTTGATATACATTCCTTATGA
- the LOC141696628 gene encoding uncharacterized protein LOC141696628 isoform X1, giving the protein MGEKKQVILYFDELESEIASGIPFCRICHEIEFESFKSLEAPCSCSGSVKYAHRDCIQRWCDEKGNTTCEICLQNFEPGYTAPIKKVGLLDAGVTIRRSLEVPRRERGREDPELEAMGDEEELIESESSSDDTRWNYFRVIALIFTMLLLMRHLLTLLTGEKEDYPFTLLTLLIAKTSGIVVPMYVMIRIVQSIHNSFKRSTRHQYEGLEDESSSSESEQDDQDEEQQHHLEHRVDIHSL; this is encoded by the exons atggGAGAGAAAAAACAagttattttatattttgatGAATTAGAATCAGAAATAGCTTCTGGAATTCCCTTTTGTAGAATCTGCCATGAGATTGAATTTGAGAGCTTCAAGAGCTTGGAAGCTCCCTGTTCTTGTTCTGGTTCTGTCAAG TATGCCCATAGAGATTGCATACAGAGATGGTGTGATGAAAAGGGAAATACAACTTGCGAAATTTGCTTACAG AATTTTGAACCTGGGTACACTGCCCCTATCAAGAAAGTTGGACTGTTGGATGCAGGTGTTACCATAAG AAGAAGTTTAGAAGTTCCAAGAAGGGAGAGAGGGCGAGAAGATCCGGAATTGGAAGCCATGGGTGACGAAGAAGAGCTGATCGAAAGTGAAAGCTCATCGGACGATACACGTTGGAATTACTTCAGAGTGATTGCTCTCATC TTTACAATGCTTCTGCTGATGAGACATCTTCTAACACTGCTCACTGGTGAAAAAGAGGATTACCCATTTACACTCCTTACT TTGCTCATTGCAAAAACAAGTGGAATAGTAGTTCCAATGTATGTAATGATCCGAATAGTACAGTCAATCCATAACAGTTTCAAGCGTAGTACCAGACATCAGTACGAG GGTCTGGAAGATGAATCCTCGAGTTCGGAAAGCGAACAAGATGACCAGGATGAGGAGCAACAGCACCACCTTGAACATAGAGTTGATATACATTCCTTATGA